Proteins from a genomic interval of Oceanispirochaeta crateris:
- a CDS encoding type II toxin-antitoxin system RelE/ParE family toxin, protein MRVFWSANSIKDLESIHAYISKDSLYYADRQIEKILNCENELTNFPFSGRIVPEYSDTSIKELIVDNYRIIYRIEEDRISVLTVFRNVST, encoded by the coding sequence ATGAGAGTCTTTTGGTCTGCTAATTCGATCAAAGATTTAGAAAGCATCCATGCATATATTTCTAAGGATTCTTTATATTATGCGGATAGGCAGATAGAGAAAATTTTGAACTGTGAGAATGAGCTCACAAATTTTCCTTTTTCTGGAAGAATTGTTCCAGAGTATTCTGATACTTCGATTAAGGAGTTGATTGTTGATAATTATCGTATCATTTATAGAATTGAAGAAGATAGAATTAGCGTTTTAACAGTATTCCGGAATGTTTCAACATAG